The region TAGTTTTAAAAAAGCGAAGGGAAATTTATTCGAAGGATACCGTCTTTTTTTTCCCGCTGTACTCACTTTAATCATGGATGAAGAGCATTCTGATTTTTTTAAACATATGTTTTTACACATGGATTACCGTACCGGTAAAGAAGTAACACCTGATACGGCTAAACATTTAGAAACAGAAAGAAAATCTGATCATCCGCTAAAAAAACACATTGATATGGAAAAATTGAAATTAACAGATTCAGAAGATTTTTCTATGTTGATTAAATTTTTGATGACCACTTTATTTGGGACTATAGGAGAAGGCTTCTATAAGAAACACTCGAAGGAAGAAATCATTTCAGCATTTAATAAAAAAATAGACTGGATTGAGTATGGTTTAGAAAAAAATTAGCCCATTTAGGAGGAAAGAAAACTATGATAAAACTAGCTAAACGAATGAATGGCTTAGCAGTAATTGGAGCAATCTTATTTATGGTTGTCCAAGTTGTCTGTGATTTATATTTGCCCAATTTAACTGCAGATATTATAGACAACGGAGTAGCGACAGGAGACGTTGATTATATTATCTCAGTCGGCGTAAAAATGTTGGGTTTCTCTTTATTAAGTGTAGCTGCAGCAACAGGGAATGTTTATTTGGCTGCACAGCAATCTCAGTTATTAGGAAAAAATGTTCGAAGTACTATCTTTAAAAAAGTATCTTATTTTTCAAACGATGCAATTGATGAGATTGGAACATCCTCGCTGATCACTAGAACGACCAATGATGTGGTCCAAATTCAAATGGTCATCATGATGGGATTAAGAATGATGATTATGGCTCCTATTATGCTAGTGGGAGCAGGAGTTATGGCTTACAACCGGGAACCTAAGCTTGCCAGTATTTTTCTTTATGTACTGCCGATTTTAGCTGTATTCATGTTAATCATTATGTATTTTGGAGTCCCATACTTTAAAAAAATGCAAAGTAAAACGGACCGTTTGAACTTAGTTTTTCGAGAAGGATTGACTGGGATCCGTGTGATCCGTGCATTCAATCGAAATGATTCAGAAATAAAACGATTTGACGCAGCCAATAAAGATTTTGCTGATACGTCTATCAAAGCTAATACGATCATGAGTTTTATGATGCCTGTTATGACCTTGATCATTAGTGCAACCAATATCTCAATTATTTGGTTTGGTGGACACTATATCGGTGATGGGGCTATGGAAGTAGGGAACTTAATTACCTTTATGACTTATGCGATGCAAATTTTGATGAGCTTTATGATGTTGTCGATGATTTTCATTTTCATTCCAAGAGGACAAGTGTCTGCTGCTCGTATTAATCAAGTTTTAGCCACAGAAAGTGCGGTTAAAGATCCAGAAAAACCAACAAAAGTAGATATGGCAAATAAAGGAACATTAGAGTTTGACCATGTTGATTTCCGCTATACCGGAGCTGAACAATTAGCCTTAAAAGATATTGATTTTAAAGGGAACAAAGGCGAAATGGTAGCTATCATCGGTGGAACGGGTTCAGGTAAATCGACTTTAGCTAACTTGATCGCACGTTTTTATGATATTGAATCAGGCAGCATTCGAATCAATGGAGTAGATATTCGTGATATGAATCAAAAAGACTTGCGCAGCATGATCGGTTATGCTCCTCAAAAAGCAATTTTATTTACAGGAACGATTCGTTCAAATATGCAATATGGGAAGCCAGATGCAACAGATGAAGAAATTTGGCATGCATTAGAAGTTGCACAAGCTAAGAGCTTTGTAGCGGAATTGCCAGACGGTT is a window of Carnobacterium mobile DSM 4848 DNA encoding:
- a CDS encoding ABC transporter ATP-binding protein translates to MIKLAKRMNGLAVIGAILFMVVQVVCDLYLPNLTADIIDNGVATGDVDYIISVGVKMLGFSLLSVAAATGNVYLAAQQSQLLGKNVRSTIFKKVSYFSNDAIDEIGTSSLITRTTNDVVQIQMVIMMGLRMMIMAPIMLVGAGVMAYNREPKLASIFLYVLPILAVFMLIIMYFGVPYFKKMQSKTDRLNLVFREGLTGIRVIRAFNRNDSEIKRFDAANKDFADTSIKANTIMSFMMPVMTLIISATNISIIWFGGHYIGDGAMEVGNLITFMTYAMQILMSFMMLSMIFIFIPRGQVSAARINQVLATESAVKDPEKPTKVDMANKGTLEFDHVDFRYTGAEQLALKDIDFKGNKGEMVAIIGGTGSGKSTLANLIARFYDIESGSIRINGVDIRDMNQKDLRSMIGYAPQKAILFTGTIRSNMQYGKPDATDEEIWHALEVAQAKSFVAELPDGLDSHVEQGGGNFSGGQKQRLSIARALVSKADILVFDDSFSALDFKTDAALRNALVTEAKDAVVVIIAQRISTVMNANTILVMDGGQVVGKGTHEELKETNETYQEIMNSQMREEEI
- a CDS encoding TetR/AcrR family transcriptional regulator, encoding MKKVPTKTYFNLSEEKQSRLVAAAAEEFSRVPLNEASINNIIKKAEISRGSFYQYFADKEDLYYYYLSLLKQDTQKMLLDSFKKAKGNLFEGYRLFFPAVLTLIMDEEHSDFFKHMFLHMDYRTGKEVTPDTAKHLETERKSDHPLKKHIDMEKLKLTDSEDFSMLIKFLMTTLFGTIGEGFYKKHSKEEIISAFNKKIDWIEYGLEKN